TGGCCTGCAGGCTGTAATTCGCGGGAAGCAGCGCATCCGTGGAGGGATTCCACATTTTGTAATCAATACCATTCAGTATACCGCTCAACCTGGCGCTGTGTTTCCTGATGATGCCGTCCATGCCAAAACCGTATTTCTCCGTCTGTATTTCACGACTGTATGTCGGACTCACAGTGACTATTCTGTCGCTGTACACAATGCCTGCCTTCATGGCACTGACATTGCCGTAAAACTCTATACCCTCGATACTGAAATATGACTGATTTATGCCAATCTCGCCCATAATCGACGGCGGCGAATTTCCCTGGAACTGCAGATTATGAATCGTAAAGACTGACCGGACCTCACTGCCCTGTTGTTTCAGGAGGAGAGGAACAAAGCCGGTTTGCCAGTCGTTGCAGTGCACTGTATCATATGAGCCGGCAGACACTGCCTGTGCGGCAGCGGCTGCGAAATAGGCAAATCGTCTGTTGTCATCATCGTATCCATACATCTCTGGTCTGCCGAAGAATTCGGCATTGGAGAGTTTTAAGGCTGACCACCTCTCTGTTTTCTGTACCGTTACGCCGAATGTTGTTCCGTTCACGGTATATGAAGGACTGACCGGGGGTGTTTTTTCGCTGTAGTCCGGTGTAATGACATCAACCTCATGTCCCGCAGCGGACAGCGCATTGGACAGGGAATATACATAATCGGCAAGTCCGCCTGATTTTGAGAAAGGCAGCGTTTCCGCAGTAATGATGGCTATTTTCATTTCACATCGCAGGATCCTAACACCCAGGGATTAAATCAGTTTATCTGTCGAAGTCGGCGAAATGTTTTAACAGCGTTGTGCATATGGACGCCAATGACAGCCTTCAGGCATCGTTTCCCCGTAAACTGGGTTGACACAGACGCTTTATCAGTTGTTCACTTTTCCAATTACTTCCGTTATTTTGAGAAGACGGAGGAGGCATTCTATGCGAGCACCGGCATAGATCACAGGGGCATTTCAGAGAAACATTCTATCGCGTTTCCAAGGGTGGATGTGAAATGCACATACGAATTCCCCTGCAGGTTCGGAGATGAGGTCGAAGTTTCGCTGAAACTTTCCGAATTGAAGGACAAGGCAGTGAGCCTGAACTTTGAAGTCCTGAACGTTACAGGAGCCAGGGTTGCTGCAAAGGGTTCGGTCACACTCGTGTGTGTTGACACAACCAGATGGAAAGCAGTGAGCATTCCGTCTGAGCTGAGGGAAGTGTACGAAAGGCTCAGCTGAACGATTTGTCCCTCAAAAAGGAAGTGCGCCGCTGGACAAACCACATGATGAAGGCCGCGGCAGAGGCCGTCAGAAATGCATACAGATAGGAATCCAGAACGCTGAATGTGAACAGCAGACCCATGAGCAGGTTGGATGAAAAGAGGCCTATGCCCCTCCATGCGCTCAGCGAACCCATGCCTCTTGAGATGCGCGCAGACGGGCTGAGTATCGATGCCACGACAGGCTCGAAAGTTTCGATGCTTCCCGTTCCGAAACCAAGAGTGGCAATAGACAGGTAGAAGGCCGGCAGGCCCAGGTGATACTGATAGGACAGTCCTATGAACAGAGAACCGAGTGCCGAGACAGAGTAACCGAGTTTCCACAGTCCCGAAGCGGCCTTCAGCCGCGACGAGCCAAGAATGTATCCAGTGATTCCCGAAACGCCGAGAAATACGGTGTATGATAGAAGGCCGAGTGCATAACTGTGTGTCGCATCTGCGACAGTGATTATCGGGAAGCCGAGACTGTAATAACTGAAGCCAAACAGCCCGGCGGACACGAGGAAGAGCTTCATGGAAGATGCGTTCGTCACCGCGTCCGCAGCGCTGACAGGAGGCGCGTTAACAAATTTTTCATGCTTGCCCTCCCTCACCATGGACAGACAGACCGACGAAACAAGTATGGGCACAACCATCACGAGCATGACCATCGGTACGCCTAAACCGCTGTAGAGGAGGAGAAATGCGATAATAGTAGAAATCATGCCGCCGCCGACATCCAGAGAATGGAGAAAACCGAATATTTTCTTGGTATAACCGGGATCGGAAACTTCCACCAGCATGGCCTTCCTCACCGGCGATCTGAAATCTCTCGACCACCAGCCGCCGAGATATAGCGCAGAGCTTTCGGCTATGTTTCCAGGAAGACCGCTGGCGGAGAGAAGCGTGATGAGCAGGTTTCCGCCGATAGCGAGTTTTTTCTTGCTATATCTGTCACCCAGTCTTCCGCCGGCATACGACACCAGGGAGCCGATGCCGTAGGTCAGCGCCATAAGAAAGCCGAACACATAAGCGGGTTGTCTGAGCAGAAACCGTACGACAATGGGGAAAAGGCCCACTATGGCCTGATAACCGAGATCGGCGAAGAATGCTGAGAAGGATATCAGAAACACTTCCCGAGTGAGCCACTTTCGCCTGCTGTCGTTCATTCTGATGCAAAATGCTGCAATTTATTTATATGTTGAGCGTCAAAATTATGAAATAACTCCCGGCATACATTCCGTGCAGTGAGAACAGTCGCCTGTATATGCCGGAACGGCAGCGGCATATGAGGTTTAATTCAGTCTTGTTCAACGGAATTGATGCGTGGGAAATACTGTGGCTCAACCATTATCATAGTGTCGATAAACACCTGAACGATGGGTGATGCCGTAACCGGTAACAATGATGAAAATATGCAAAGTCGATCGAATACGCGCAGCTTGAAGCGGGAGGGTCAATGCAACTGAAGTCTTCAGATTGGGCGGCTGCGCTGAGTGGTCTTCAGCTGATTGTTGTTTTTATTTTCACGCATTCGGTGCTGTTTCCTCTATTCGGCATCATCTTTCTGCTGTTGTCGGCAGCATTGTTCAAGGCACCTAGTTTTTCCATGTTGTAGAACATTCTTGTCATACTGTTTGCAATGTACATCATGTAAATCGGATATCTGGCATTGATAATATTGGCTATACCGGCCCTTGCAGGCGCAATTGTCGTGCTGCTTCATAATGACCACACACTCAATTATGCCTGAAAGATGCCTAACCCGCTATCGCACTGTCATGCGACTGTGGTTATTACAAAGGTCAGTTCGCAGGTTACAACTTTGCTGAGACCTTTCAGTTGCGCGTAGAGATGAAAAGTGTTGATTGTAGTCTTGTTTGTCAAGGAGCTGTACGAGAGTGTTATCAGCGTCATGCCGTTGAAATGGAAATGGTATACAGAATGACCGGTCGATAAAACGTTCAACAGTTTAGCCGAGTATAACAAAGAACCAATATGGCCGAACGAAGTGTTTATGCCGTTGTTTATAGGTGAAACATTGTCTGCTGGCGTTGGAATCGAATAAACTGTCTGCACCTCTCCACTCTGGACAAAGTTAGTATTGTTTCCGTAGTCGTTCAATGTGAATGTGATATAATCAGGATGCAGGACGGAGGAGATGTTGCCTGTTATGTTTGTAAAGAACTCAAAAAATAGTTCATTATTAGCACTGGGATTCGGTAACGGGACAAATTCGGCATTAAAATATAAAGTAGAATTCGTGGCGTTGTCATTTGGCGCCTGAAAATAACTAGTGACGCCTCCGGTTATGTGTGCGGTGCTGTTTGATCGAAGCGTCCATGTGAATGGAACAACCTTTGAGTTATTGACAACGACCAAGCCGGGATCATGTGGCTGGAGCGAAACGACAGCCGATATGACTGCTATCACGACTACAATAATCACGACCGATGCGGCATTCTTTCCCGGACTCCCGATTCCTTTCATTTGCTGCACACCAGTAAT
The Candidatus Sysuiplasma acidicola genome window above contains:
- the glgA gene encoding glycogen synthase GlgA gives rise to the protein MKIAIITAETLPFSKSGGLADYVYSLSNALSAAGHEVDVITPDYSEKTPPVSPSYTVNGTTFGVTVQKTERWSALKLSNAEFFGRPEMYGYDDDNRRFAYFAAAAAQAVSAGSYDTVHCNDWQTGFVPLLLKQQGSEVRSVFTIHNLQFQGNSPPSIMGEIGINQSYFSIEGIEFYGNVSAMKAGIVYSDRIVTVSPTYSREIQTEKYGFGMDGIIRKHSARLSGILNGIDYKMWNPSTDALLPANYSLQAMNGKSACKSALQRTFSLPQVKRPLIVSIGRLWAQKGIDLLIDALDDIEGGFQFIILGTGDRDLMNRIQEKAASDINVRAVLRYDEELAHRMYAASDIFAMPSRFEPCGLSQMICMRYGSVPVVRRTGGLADTVTDFDPDTAEGNGFVFEDESEEQLAYALTRAVQTFSLPETWSVLVRNCMSTDHSWEASAKKYESLYAELIRQTRVS
- a CDS encoding acyl-CoA thioesterase, whose product is MTAFRHRFPVNWVDTDALSVVHFSNYFRYFEKTEEAFYASTGIDHRGISEKHSIAFPRVDVKCTYEFPCRFGDEVEVSLKLSELKDKAVSLNFEVLNVTGARVAAKGSVTLVCVDTTRWKAVSIPSELREVYERLS
- a CDS encoding MFS transporter, with protein sequence MNDSRRKWLTREVFLISFSAFFADLGYQAIVGLFPIVVRFLLRQPAYVFGFLMALTYGIGSLVSYAGGRLGDRYSKKKLAIGGNLLITLLSASGLPGNIAESSALYLGGWWSRDFRSPVRKAMLVEVSDPGYTKKIFGFLHSLDVGGGMISTIIAFLLLYSGLGVPMVMLVMVVPILVSSVCLSMVREGKHEKFVNAPPVSAADAVTNASSMKLFLVSAGLFGFSYYSLGFPIITVADATHSYALGLLSYTVFLGVSGITGYILGSSRLKAASGLWKLGYSVSALGSLFIGLSYQYHLGLPAFYLSIATLGFGTGSIETFEPVVASILSPSARISRGMGSLSAWRGIGLFSSNLLMGLLFTFSVLDSYLYAFLTASAAAFIMWFVQRRTSFLRDKSFS